Proteins co-encoded in one Halorussus vallis genomic window:
- a CDS encoding glycosyltransferase family 4 protein, producing MRILQVTPRYPPHAGGVETHVSELAERMVARGHEVTVFAADAGGDVSRRETRNSVDVRRFRGFAPGGAFHVAPGVVRAVRRANPDVVHAHNYHSLPAFFAALGAGARTRLVVTPHYHGGSASGFRDRLLSLYRPLGGWALRRADEVVAVSEWERDRLREDFGVSAAVIPNGLDVGRFEDAIPAERDRPYLLCVGRLEAYKGVQHAIRALDALPEYDLLVAGLGDYREELERAARDAGVAGRVEFLGFVADEELPGLYAGAAAYLTLSAFESYGMTVAESLAAGTPCVVREAGALVDWADRGDCVGVSSVAPEAVARAARAAVGRDAPDAPLPTWDEVTERVLAAYE from the coding sequence ATGCGGATACTCCAGGTGACGCCGCGCTACCCGCCGCACGCCGGCGGCGTCGAAACGCACGTCTCCGAACTCGCCGAGCGGATGGTCGCCCGCGGCCACGAGGTCACCGTCTTCGCGGCCGACGCGGGCGGCGACGTGTCCCGACGCGAAACGCGGAACAGCGTGGACGTGCGGCGGTTCCGCGGGTTCGCGCCCGGCGGCGCGTTCCACGTCGCGCCCGGCGTCGTCCGGGCGGTTCGACGGGCGAATCCCGACGTGGTTCACGCCCACAACTACCACTCTCTGCCCGCGTTCTTCGCCGCGCTCGGGGCGGGCGCCCGCACTCGACTGGTCGTGACGCCACACTACCACGGCGGGAGCGCTAGCGGCTTCCGGGACCGACTGCTCTCGCTGTACCGACCTCTCGGCGGGTGGGCGCTCCGCCGCGCCGACGAGGTCGTCGCGGTCAGTGAGTGGGAGCGTGACCGCCTCCGCGAGGACTTCGGCGTCTCGGCCGCCGTGATTCCCAACGGTCTGGACGTCGGGCGATTCGAGGACGCGATCCCCGCGGAGCGCGACCGGCCCTATCTGCTCTGCGTCGGCCGACTGGAGGCGTACAAGGGCGTCCAGCACGCGATTCGCGCGCTCGATGCGCTCCCGGAGTACGACCTCCTCGTTGCCGGGTTGGGCGACTACCGCGAGGAACTGGAGCGCGCGGCCCGCGACGCCGGCGTCGCTGGCCGCGTCGAGTTCCTCGGATTCGTCGCGGACGAGGAACTTCCGGGGCTGTACGCCGGCGCGGCGGCCTACCTCACGCTCTCTGCGTTCGAGTCCTACGGGATGACCGTCGCGGAGTCGCTCGCGGCCGGCACGCCGTGCGTGGTCCGGGAGGCGGGCGCGCTGGTCGACTGGGCCGACCGCGGCGACTGCGTCGGCGTCTCGTCGGTCGCGCCCGAAGCGGTGGCCCGGGCCGCCAGAGCGGCGGTCGGGCGCGACGCGCCCGACGCGCCGCTCCCGACCTGGGACGAGGTGACCGAGCGCGTGCTGGCGGCGTACGAGTAG
- a CDS encoding glycosyltransferase, whose amino-acid sequence MDSLVAAAGALVAVTALPYLAYLALYAAVRPSGSPADKRDAEPTASIVLPTYNESGIIEKKLDDVLALDYPMEKVELVVVDSSDDETPELIEEYFADREYPELNLIRERERRGLAPALNDAYAAAENEMVVKTDCDSYVAPDALRQAAANLADPDVAAVTGQNAEVLGGSEVEAGYRGVQAHIQTLESHLDSTLIFHGPFSAFDNDAIVPIDPNSLADDTELALKIRRGGDRVVFDPAVRYKEASHSDFGKRRLQKDRRGMGLIRLLAQHRDALGKYGNYGKLVLPFNWWFMVISPWLVALDVLAVTAAAVSVAGWAGLAVPVALGGFVWLGQKDLLGPLQALYAILDSQVSLLNASVALLRGEGDGTWEVDEELREAFE is encoded by the coding sequence ATGGACTCCCTGGTGGCCGCCGCAGGTGCCCTCGTCGCCGTGACGGCCCTGCCGTACCTCGCGTACCTCGCGCTCTACGCCGCGGTTCGACCGAGCGGTTCGCCGGCCGACAAGCGCGACGCGGAACCGACTGCCAGCATCGTGCTCCCGACGTACAACGAGTCGGGCATCATCGAGAAGAAACTCGACGACGTGCTGGCGCTCGACTACCCGATGGAGAAGGTCGAACTGGTCGTCGTCGACTCCTCGGACGACGAGACGCCCGAACTCATCGAGGAGTACTTCGCCGACCGCGAGTACCCGGAACTGAACCTCATCCGCGAGCGGGAGCGTCGCGGCCTCGCACCCGCGCTCAACGACGCCTACGCGGCCGCGGAAAACGAGATGGTGGTCAAGACCGACTGCGACTCCTACGTCGCGCCGGACGCGCTCCGGCAGGCCGCCGCGAACCTCGCCGACCCCGACGTGGCCGCCGTGACGGGACAGAACGCCGAGGTCCTCGGCGGAAGCGAGGTCGAAGCCGGCTACCGGGGCGTGCAGGCCCACATCCAGACGCTCGAATCGCACCTCGACTCGACGCTCATCTTCCACGGTCCGTTCTCGGCGTTCGACAACGACGCCATCGTCCCCATCGACCCGAACTCGCTGGCCGACGACACCGAACTCGCGCTGAAGATCCGCCGCGGCGGCGACCGCGTGGTCTTCGACCCCGCGGTCCGGTACAAGGAAGCCTCCCACTCCGACTTCGGAAAGCGGCGTCTGCAGAAGGACCGCCGGGGGATGGGCCTGATTCGTCTGCTCGCCCAACATCGCGACGCGCTCGGCAAGTACGGCAACTACGGAAAGCTGGTGCTCCCGTTCAACTGGTGGTTCATGGTTATTTCGCCGTGGCTCGTCGCGCTCGACGTGCTCGCGGTCACGGCGGCCGCGGTTTCGGTCGCCGGTTGGGCCGGACTGGCGGTTCCGGTCGCGCTCGGCGGGTTCGTCTGGCTCGGACAGAAGGACCTCCTGGGACCGTTACAGGCGCTCTACGCCATCCTCGACTCGCAGGTGTCGTTGCTGAACGCGTCGGTCGCGCTCCTGCGCGGCGAGGGCGACGGGACCTGGGAGGTCGACGAGGAGTTGCGCGAGGCGTTCGAGTAG
- a CDS encoding thiolase C-terminal domain-containing protein, with product MTGVRVAGVGLTHFGKHPERTGRDLFAEASAAAFADAGVDRSAVESLKYGNFMGELAEHQGHQGPLMAEAAGVDAPATRYESACASSGVAVREAVKDVRNGEADVVLVGGAERMNNLGTAGTTEALAIAADDLYEVRAGITFPGAYALMARAYFERYGGTREDLAAIAVKNHDNALPNEHAQFQREITVDEALDAPMIADPLGLYDACPITDGASAVVLVSDEYAEAHDLDAPVAVTGTGQGGDKMALQDREYLARTPAAEKAAEEAYADAGVEATDVATAEVHDCFTIAEVLALESLDFYAPGEGIGAAARGETTRDGDLPVNLSGGLKAKGHPVGATGTSQIAELTRLLRGDHPNSDAVDGEVGVAHNAGGTVASTTVHVLEVVA from the coding sequence ATGACAGGCGTTCGAGTTGCGGGCGTGGGGCTGACCCACTTCGGCAAGCACCCCGAGCGAACCGGCCGGGACCTCTTCGCGGAGGCGAGCGCGGCGGCGTTCGCCGACGCGGGCGTCGACCGCTCGGCGGTCGAGTCGCTGAAGTACGGCAACTTCATGGGCGAACTGGCCGAACACCAGGGTCACCAGGGGCCGCTGATGGCGGAAGCCGCGGGCGTCGACGCGCCCGCGACCCGCTACGAGAGCGCGTGCGCCTCCTCGGGCGTCGCGGTGCGCGAAGCCGTCAAGGACGTCCGCAACGGCGAGGCCGACGTGGTGCTGGTCGGCGGCGCCGAGCGCATGAACAACCTCGGGACCGCGGGCACGACCGAGGCGCTGGCCATCGCGGCCGACGACCTCTACGAGGTCCGGGCGGGCATCACCTTCCCCGGCGCGTACGCGCTGATGGCCCGCGCGTACTTCGAGCGCTACGGCGGGACCCGGGAGGACCTCGCCGCCATCGCGGTGAAGAACCACGACAACGCCCTGCCGAACGAGCACGCGCAGTTCCAGCGCGAAATCACGGTCGACGAGGCGCTCGACGCGCCGATGATCGCCGACCCGCTCGGCCTCTACGACGCCTGCCCCATCACCGACGGCGCGAGCGCCGTCGTCCTCGTCAGCGACGAGTACGCCGAGGCTCACGACCTCGACGCGCCGGTCGCCGTCACCGGCACGGGACAAGGCGGCGACAAGATGGCCCTCCAGGACCGCGAGTACCTCGCCCGCACGCCCGCCGCCGAGAAGGCCGCCGAGGAGGCCTACGCCGACGCGGGTGTCGAGGCGACCGACGTGGCGACCGCCGAGGTCCACGACTGCTTCACCATCGCGGAGGTGCTGGCGCTCGAATCGCTCGACTTCTACGCGCCCGGCGAGGGCATCGGCGCGGCCGCCCGCGGCGAGACGACCCGCGACGGCGACCTGCCGGTGAACCTCTCGGGCGGTCTCAAGGCCAAAGGACACCCGGTCGGCGCGACCGGTACGAGTCAAATCGCAGAGCTGACTCGCCTGCTCCGGGGCGACCACCCCAACAGCGACGCCGTGGACGGCGAGGTCGGCGTGGCACACAACGCCGGCGGAACGGTCGCCAGCACCACGGTCCACGTCCTGGAGGTGGTCGCATGA
- a CDS encoding Zn-ribbon domain-containing OB-fold protein codes for MSGDELVRDDGFDDFLDAVADGEGFYVECENGHGSLPPRRVCPHCGTTDLKEVPLPESGEVETHTTIHVASPEFADDVPYVTAVVDFGPVRLTGQLQDVDPDAVETGASVAPDVGSTETTGERILVFRPR; via the coding sequence ATGAGCGGCGACGAACTCGTTCGCGACGACGGCTTCGACGACTTCCTCGACGCGGTCGCCGACGGCGAGGGGTTCTACGTGGAGTGCGAGAACGGCCACGGGTCGCTGCCGCCCCGGCGGGTCTGCCCGCACTGCGGGACGACCGACCTCAAAGAGGTTCCGCTACCCGAGAGTGGCGAGGTCGAAACCCACACGACGATTCACGTCGCCTCGCCGGAGTTCGCCGACGACGTCCCCTACGTCACCGCCGTCGTCGACTTCGGCCCGGTGCGACTCACCGGCCAACTCCAGGACGTCGACCCCGATGCGGTCGAAACCGGCGCGTCGGTCGCCCCCGACGTCGGGTCGACCGAGACGACCGGCGAGCGAATCCTAGTTTTCCGACCGCGGTAG
- the aglJ gene encoding S-layer glycoprotein N-glycosyltransferase AglJ: MADREDVCVLVPTLNEAETIGEVIDGFRSRGFENVLVVDGNSTDGTEDVAREHGARVVKQSGTGKGQAIREALQYIEAEYVLMLDGDGTYRPEDAEAMLEPLFSGRYEHVIGDRFADMEEGAMTRLNQAGNGMFNWVFRNIHGRDFQDILSGYRAFTRESVDNFYLDADGFGVETEMAVECVKHGVPTKVVPIRYEARPDESDTNLHPIHDGGVILLTLYQLAKTNNPLFYFGSVGLLSSLFGVLVAAYVGYEWFGPANTSHEVLAVVSAFAILFGVQLLMFGVLSDMIVTLHREQMRRLD; encoded by the coding sequence ATGGCCGACCGCGAGGACGTATGCGTACTCGTTCCGACGCTGAACGAAGCCGAAACCATCGGCGAGGTGATCGACGGCTTCAGGAGCCGCGGGTTCGAGAACGTCCTCGTGGTCGACGGCAACTCGACCGACGGCACCGAAGACGTGGCCCGCGAACACGGCGCGCGCGTCGTCAAGCAGTCGGGCACCGGCAAGGGCCAGGCGATTCGCGAGGCGCTCCAGTACATCGAGGCGGAGTACGTGCTGATGCTCGACGGCGACGGCACCTACCGACCGGAGGACGCCGAGGCGATGCTCGAACCGCTGTTCTCGGGGCGGTACGAGCACGTCATCGGCGACCGCTTCGCCGACATGGAGGAGGGCGCGATGACGCGACTCAACCAGGCCGGCAACGGGATGTTCAACTGGGTGTTCCGCAACATCCACGGCCGGGACTTCCAGGATATCCTCAGCGGCTACCGGGCGTTCACCCGCGAGTCGGTCGACAACTTCTACCTCGACGCCGACGGCTTCGGCGTCGAAACCGAGATGGCGGTCGAGTGCGTGAAACACGGCGTTCCCACGAAGGTCGTCCCCATCCGCTACGAGGCCCGTCCGGACGAGTCGGACACCAACCTCCACCCGATACACGACGGCGGCGTCATCCTGCTCACGCTCTACCAACTGGCGAAGACGAACAACCCGCTGTTCTACTTCGGGAGCGTCGGCCTGCTGAGTTCGCTGTTCGGCGTTCTGGTCGCCGCCTACGTCGGCTACGAGTGGTTCGGGCCGGCCAACACCTCCCACGAGGTGCTGGCGGTCGTCTCGGCGTTCGCCATCCTGTTCGGCGTCCAGTTGCTGATGTTCGGCGTGCTCTCGGACATGATCGTGACGCTCCACCGCGAGCAGATGCGGCGACTCGACTGA
- a CDS encoding archaellin/type IV pilin N-terminal domain-containing protein translates to MIQTLLSRCKDRIEGAVEDRGQVGIGTLIVFIAMVLVAAIAAGVLINTAGFLQTKSEQTGQESSAQVSNRVQVVSGFGNVGNDEKVDYLNLTVMRGSGSDDINLSAATIEWIGPNRATTLTKVPEAKDGDGSPSGDNFNQAIQLTKADGSSRTAMDVSGSDSEVGDFDYFDVTKIKDPSKSVPVLDEQDDRFKIMLNTTAITGQRLSEGSEVELKLTTQYGAVTIYRANVPQSLSQENAVTV, encoded by the coding sequence ATGATACAAACTCTACTCTCTCGGTGCAAAGACAGAATCGAAGGCGCGGTCGAAGACCGTGGTCAGGTGGGTATCGGCACGCTGATCGTGTTCATCGCGATGGTGCTGGTCGCGGCGATCGCCGCCGGCGTCCTCATCAACACGGCTGGGTTCCTCCAGACCAAGAGCGAGCAGACCGGCCAGGAGTCCAGTGCGCAGGTGTCCAACCGCGTGCAGGTCGTCTCCGGCTTCGGTAACGTCGGCAACGACGAGAAAGTCGACTACCTCAACCTCACCGTGATGCGCGGCTCCGGCTCCGACGATATCAACCTCTCGGCTGCAACCATCGAGTGGATCGGTCCGAACCGAGCCACGACGCTGACGAAGGTGCCCGAGGCCAAGGACGGCGACGGGAGTCCGAGCGGCGACAACTTCAACCAGGCTATCCAGCTGACCAAGGCTGACGGTAGCTCGCGGACCGCCATGGACGTCAGTGGTTCGGACAGCGAAGTCGGCGACTTCGACTACTTCGACGTCACCAAGATAAAGGACCCGTCGAAATCGGTGCCCGTGCTTGACGAGCAGGACGACCGGTTCAAGATCATGCTCAACACGACCGCGATCACCGGTCAGCGCCTCTCCGAGGGTTCGGAAGTCGAACTCAAGCTGACCACCCAGTACGGTGCGGTCACCATCTACCGCGCGAACGTCCCGCAGTCGCTCTCCCAAGAGAACGCGGTGACGGTCTAA
- a CDS encoding acyl-CoA synthetase: MFDNHNLADYDDARASFSWDDIYAEADWDAPAELNVAHEVCDRHAENREKVALYQVSEDGDLTKLTFWELAERSNRFANVLEDLGVEESDRVFSYMPRIPEHYVALVGTLKRGAVFGGVNERFGPDGISYRLDDCDASVVVTTSDNRETVEKALEDVPSVEHVVVVDRDAESAGADAPADSVSSEREGDIDFDEVLADASRDYEAARTGGEDDALLYYTSGTTGLAKGVLHKQRWVAGVAATQKFAVDLQPGDLYWSTADLGWLTGPINTLGAWFWGAALFTYEGEFDPETWADLLDEYPITVLFSVPTAYRMLREKEHVLEGVDLDLRHALSIGEPLSAGVVDWGEETLGVTVHDTYGQTETGNMIINNYPTMTLKPGSMGKPLPGIEAEVVDPETGEPMEPGETGEIAQRGDYPCFFAEYWEKPEQTADCFVNDWYLSGDLARKDEDGYFWFEGRADDVIISSGYRIGPFEVESSLGEHPAVAEAAVVPKPDRERGNIVKAYVVPSEAADPSEELAEEVKNHVRDELSAHEYPREIEFVEELPKTVTGKIRRTELQDDAEQEAEVESE, translated from the coding sequence ATGTTTGACAATCACAATCTCGCCGACTACGACGACGCCCGCGCGTCGTTCTCGTGGGACGACATCTACGCCGAGGCCGACTGGGACGCTCCGGCCGAACTCAACGTCGCACACGAGGTCTGCGACCGCCACGCCGAGAACCGCGAGAAGGTCGCACTCTACCAGGTGAGCGAGGACGGCGACCTCACGAAACTGACGTTCTGGGAACTCGCCGAGCGGTCGAACCGGTTCGCGAACGTCCTCGAGGACCTCGGCGTCGAGGAGAGCGACCGGGTGTTCTCGTACATGCCGCGAATCCCCGAGCACTACGTCGCACTCGTCGGGACGCTCAAGCGCGGCGCGGTGTTCGGCGGCGTCAACGAGCGGTTCGGCCCGGACGGCATCTCCTACCGTCTCGACGACTGCGACGCGTCGGTCGTCGTCACGACGAGCGACAACCGCGAGACGGTCGAGAAGGCGCTCGAAGACGTTCCCTCGGTCGAGCACGTCGTCGTCGTGGACCGCGACGCGGAGTCGGCCGGCGCAGATGCACCGGCCGACTCCGTGAGCAGCGAGCGGGAAGGCGACATCGACTTCGACGAGGTGCTGGCCGACGCGAGTCGGGACTACGAGGCCGCCCGGACCGGCGGCGAGGACGACGCGCTGCTGTACTACACCAGCGGGACAACAGGCCTGGCGAAGGGCGTCCTCCACAAACAGCGGTGGGTCGCCGGCGTGGCGGCGACCCAGAAGTTCGCGGTCGACCTCCAACCCGGCGACCTCTACTGGTCGACCGCCGACCTCGGGTGGCTGACCGGCCCCATCAACACGCTCGGCGCGTGGTTCTGGGGCGCGGCGCTGTTCACCTACGAGGGCGAGTTCGACCCCGAGACGTGGGCCGACCTGCTCGACGAGTACCCCATCACCGTGCTGTTCAGCGTGCCCACCGCCTACCGGATGCTCCGGGAGAAAGAGCACGTCCTGGAGGGCGTCGACCTCGACCTGCGCCACGCGCTCTCCATCGGCGAACCGCTCTCGGCCGGGGTGGTCGACTGGGGCGAGGAGACGCTGGGCGTCACCGTCCACGACACCTACGGCCAGACCGAGACGGGGAACATGATAATCAACAACTACCCGACGATGACGTTGAAACCGGGGAGCATGGGCAAGCCCCTGCCGGGTATCGAGGCCGAGGTCGTCGACCCCGAAACCGGCGAGCCGATGGAACCGGGCGAAACCGGCGAAATCGCCCAGCGGGGCGACTACCCCTGTTTCTTCGCGGAGTACTGGGAGAAACCCGAGCAGACCGCCGACTGCTTCGTCAACGATTGGTACCTCTCGGGCGACCTCGCGCGCAAGGACGAGGACGGGTACTTCTGGTTCGAGGGCCGGGCCGACGACGTCATCATCTCGTCTGGCTACCGCATCGGCCCGTTCGAGGTCGAGAGTTCGCTCGGCGAACACCCCGCCGTCGCCGAGGCCGCGGTCGTCCCCAAACCCGACCGCGAACGCGGCAACATCGTGAAGGCCTACGTGGTCCCGAGCGAGGCGGCCGACCCCTCCGAGGAACTCGCCGAAGAAGTCAAGAATCACGTCCGCGACGAACTCTCCGCCCACGAGTACCCCCGGGAAATCGAGTTCGTCGAGGAACTGCCCAAGACCGTGACGGGCAAGATTCGGCGCACCGAACTGCAGGACGACGCCGAGCAAGAAGCCGAAGTCGAGTCGGAGTGA
- a CDS encoding alkaline phosphatase family protein, producing the protein MTVYVVGLDGADWSLLRPWAEEGHLPAFARVLDGGVAGDLRSTLPPVTFPAWKCYSTGKTPGKLGVYEWFAYDRATNEISANDASDFRSREYWDVLAESGRRAGVVNMPTTHPPKMDADAPEGVLTIAGSPASERKRFTSPESLKDELLAEIPDYRVKPDLVLDQATPDELVAEARSLFEQRFAAATWLADEKDCDLVHTTLFATDTLQHRLWDRPEKLRAAYERVDELLGDLLDRDDAEAVFLMSDHGFTGIDEIFLVNQWLLERGDLAVEESESRDLLATIGLTEERLKRLVGELGLVGLAQSLVPESVQRFFPSESGRVAIQDAAIDWSRTKAVSLGRGPVYVNRGAFPDEAAADEYAAALAADLESLETPAGDPVVAEVHDPAEIYTGDRARGPDLVVEYATGVDAPEAIGGGVFGETTEWLATHRRSGVFAALGDGVGTGTADLDLYDLAPTLLHYLGAAVPEDVDGEVRRDALAGEAAERDVEYGPPTATEAAGAGAGEEVEDTLRELGYLE; encoded by the coding sequence ATGACCGTCTACGTCGTCGGCCTCGACGGGGCCGACTGGTCGCTGCTGCGGCCCTGGGCCGAGGAGGGCCACCTCCCGGCGTTCGCCCGCGTGCTCGACGGCGGCGTCGCGGGCGACCTCCGGAGCACCCTCCCGCCGGTCACCTTCCCGGCGTGGAAGTGCTACTCGACGGGCAAGACCCCCGGCAAACTCGGCGTCTACGAGTGGTTCGCCTACGACCGCGCGACGAACGAGATATCGGCCAACGACGCGAGCGACTTTCGCTCCCGGGAGTACTGGGACGTCCTGGCCGAGAGCGGCCGGCGAGCGGGCGTGGTCAACATGCCGACCACGCATCCGCCGAAGATGGACGCCGACGCCCCCGAAGGCGTCCTCACTATCGCCGGGAGTCCCGCGAGCGAGCGCAAGCGGTTCACCAGCCCCGAGTCGCTGAAGGACGAACTGCTGGCCGAGATTCCCGACTACCGGGTCAAGCCCGACCTCGTGCTCGACCAGGCGACCCCCGACGAACTGGTCGCGGAGGCCCGGTCGCTGTTCGAACAGCGGTTCGCGGCGGCGACGTGGCTCGCCGACGAGAAGGACTGCGACCTCGTCCACACCACGCTCTTCGCGACCGACACCCTCCAGCACCGGCTCTGGGACCGCCCGGAGAAGCTTCGCGCGGCGTACGAGCGCGTCGACGAACTCCTCGGGGACCTGCTGGACCGCGACGACGCCGAGGCCGTCTTCCTGATGAGCGACCACGGCTTCACCGGAATCGACGAGATCTTCCTCGTCAACCAGTGGTTGCTCGAACGCGGCGACCTCGCGGTCGAGGAGTCCGAGTCCCGGGACCTGCTGGCGACCATCGGATTGACCGAGGAGCGACTGAAGCGACTGGTCGGCGAACTCGGCCTCGTCGGCCTCGCCCAGTCGCTCGTCCCCGAGTCCGTCCAGCGGTTCTTCCCGAGCGAGAGCGGCCGCGTGGCGATTCAGGACGCCGCCATCGACTGGTCGCGGACGAAGGCGGTTTCGCTCGGTCGCGGTCCGGTGTACGTCAACCGCGGCGCCTTCCCGGACGAGGCGGCGGCCGACGAGTACGCCGCGGCCCTCGCGGCCGACCTCGAATCGCTCGAAACGCCGGCGGGCGACCCCGTAGTCGCGGAGGTTCACGACCCCGCCGAAATCTACACCGGCGACCGCGCGCGCGGCCCGGACCTGGTGGTCGAGTACGCCACCGGCGTCGACGCGCCGGAAGCCATCGGCGGAGGCGTCTTCGGCGAGACGACCGAGTGGCTGGCGACCCACCGCCGGTCGGGCGTGTTCGCCGCGCTGGGCGACGGCGTCGGAACCGGAACCGCCGACCTCGACCTCTACGACCTCGCGCCGACCCTGCTCCACTACCTCGGGGCGGCGGTCCCGGAGGACGTCGACGGCGAGGTGCGCCGCGACGCGCTGGCCGGCGAGGCAGCCGAGCGCGACGTCGAGTACGGCCCGCCGACGGCGACCGAAGCGGCCGGGGCGGGCGCCGGCGAGGAAGTCGAGGACACGCTGCGCGAGTTGGGGTATCTGGAGTGA
- a CDS encoding sulfatase, translating to MNVLLVTVDSLRADRVDPEVMPETRSFADGAVEFTECVANGPSTPASFPSIHASRYFASIEGLGIPEPGADDGIQTLAERLRDAGYATAGYTDNHFASGSYHYDRGFSVMHDASGTTEAGKLKQFVQSNLDKEGTLFKTIERVYNRVDAAFATATGNESEYERAESLNRRAFDWIDDRSGEWFAWLHYMDAHHPYEAPEEFQRQFLDEPLDLARCRGLSRKGTHHPEEVTDREWELIRRLYDAECAYVDDQFGKVLNALDNRDLLDDTLVVFTADHGELVGEHRHAGHPPEFWEGVLRVPFVVHHPNREAAAVEGQTRLVDLPPTVTDALGLDAFDGWEGESAWDLADGEVDAREYSFADVGRHVDYARCSARRADGWKLLRHGDDGEFRFNVRETPDERPEDDRSADDVREFEELTAALDDHRERMKQMREGGSHGVDEDEEMVAEHLKDLGYME from the coding sequence ATGAACGTCCTCCTCGTCACCGTCGACTCGCTCCGGGCCGACCGGGTGGATCCGGAGGTGATGCCCGAAACTCGGTCGTTCGCCGACGGGGCGGTAGAGTTCACCGAGTGCGTCGCCAACGGCCCGTCGACGCCGGCGTCGTTCCCGTCCATCCACGCGAGTCGGTACTTCGCGAGCATCGAGGGACTCGGCATCCCCGAACCCGGCGCCGACGACGGCATTCAGACGCTCGCCGAGCGACTCCGCGACGCGGGGTACGCCACCGCGGGCTACACGGACAACCACTTCGCCAGCGGGTCGTACCACTACGACCGGGGCTTCTCGGTGATGCACGACGCCAGCGGCACGACCGAGGCGGGCAAACTCAAGCAGTTCGTCCAGTCGAACCTCGACAAGGAGGGGACGCTGTTCAAGACCATCGAGCGGGTGTACAACCGCGTCGACGCCGCGTTCGCCACCGCGACCGGCAACGAGAGCGAGTACGAGCGCGCCGAGTCGCTCAACCGGCGTGCGTTCGACTGGATCGACGACCGGTCGGGCGAGTGGTTCGCGTGGCTCCACTACATGGACGCCCACCACCCCTACGAGGCGCCCGAGGAGTTCCAGCGACAGTTCTTGGACGAACCGCTCGACCTCGCGCGGTGTCGCGGCCTCTCTCGGAAGGGCACCCACCATCCCGAGGAGGTGACCGACCGCGAGTGGGAGCTGATTCGAAGGCTCTACGACGCCGAGTGCGCCTACGTCGACGACCAGTTCGGCAAGGTACTGAACGCGCTCGACAACCGCGACCTGCTGGACGACACCCTCGTCGTCTTCACCGCCGACCACGGCGAACTCGTCGGCGAACACCGCCACGCCGGCCACCCGCCGGAGTTCTGGGAGGGCGTCCTCCGCGTCCCGTTCGTCGTCCACCACCCCAACCGAGAAGCGGCGGCCGTCGAGGGACAGACCCGACTCGTCGACCTTCCGCCGACCGTCACCGACGCGCTCGGCCTCGACGCGTTCGACGGCTGGGAGGGCGAGTCCGCCTGGGACCTCGCCGACGGCGAGGTCGACGCCCGCGAGTACAGTTTCGCCGACGTTGGTAGGCACGTCGATTACGCCCGGTGTAGCGCTCGGCGGGCCGACGGCTGGAAACTCCTGCGGCACGGCGACGACGGCGAGTTCCGCTTCAACGTGCGGGAGACGCCCGACGAGCGACCGGAGGACGACCGTTCGGCGGACGACGTTCGCGAGTTCGAGGAGTTGACGGCCGCGCTCGACGACCACCGAGAGCGGATGAAGCAGATGCGCGAGGGCGGTTCGCACGGCGTCGACGAGGACGAGGAGATGGTGGCCGAGCACCTGAAGGACCTCGGGTACATGGAGTAG